From Oncorhynchus keta strain PuntledgeMale-10-30-2019 chromosome 25, Oket_V2, whole genome shotgun sequence, one genomic window encodes:
- the LOC118358137 gene encoding lysosome membrane protein 2-like isoform X2 — translation MTRRSCAIYATGILCAHLLIVGIALVVAQVFQTMIYNRLKKELTLTEASRVFESWKNPPPPVYMEYYFFNVTNPEVFLAGGKAAVTQIGPYTYREYRPRENVTFLENGTKVYALNPKSFVFVPEKSRGNPEVDILRTVNIPAVAVMNELNSYSFLLRTFVSMWMNSIGVEIFMTRTVHEVLWGFKDPLLSKIHAMKPEVDEMFGLMWKKNGTDEGEFVFLTGERDYMEYGRIDTWNGLTEMSWWSSNQSNMINGTDGSVFHPLLSRKELLYIFAADLCRSIHLAYVEDVEVKGIPAYRFAPPRDVLQSPKENPTNAGFCVPAGDCLGTGVLKVSVCREGAPIVVSFPHFYQADAMYINAVEGLSPNKEEHETYLDLNPTTGVPIRACKRAQLNIILNRVPGFPKTKHLNVTIFPIMFVNETATIDDDSATQMRTLLLIVTLVSNFPLLIVGMGAILLVVFVLLVCRSRQKKTAKDDTAYTQVSDKPEVEPSENNHTNQPMRNGSYIAMSPVEAQKC, via the exons gaatTGACCTTGACTGAGGCGAGCCGAGTATTTGAGTCGTGGAAGAACCCACCGCCTCCAGTCTACATGGAGTATTACTTCTTCAACGTGACCAACCCTGAAGTGTTCTTAGCAGGGGGCAAGGCAGCTGTCACCCAGATTGGACCTTACACTTACAG GGAATACAGACCCAGGGAAAATGTAACTTTCCTCGAAAACGGAACCAAGGTTTATGCCCTGAACCCCAAAAGCTTTGTCTTCGTCCCAGAGAAGTCCCGGGGTAATCCAGAGGTCGACATTCTGAGGACGGTCAACATCCCAGCTGTg GCGGTGATGAACGAGCTGAACTCCTACTCTTTCCTGCTGCGCACCTTTGTCTCCATGTGGATGAACTCCATCGGTGTGGAAATCTTCATGACCCGCACCGTTCACGAGGTGCTATGGGGCTTCAAGGACCCCCTGCTCTCCAAAATTCACGCCATGAAGCCAGAGGTGGACGAGATGTTTGGACTGATGTGGAAG AAAAATGGAACTGACGAAGGAGAGTTTGTGTTCCTGACTGGCGAACGGGACTATATGGAATATGGCAGAATAGACACATGGAACGGGCTGAC TGAAATGTCGTGGTGGTCCTCTAACCAGAGCAACATGATAAACGGCACGGATGGCAGTGTGTTCCACCCTCTGTTGTCCAGGAAAGAGCTGCTGTACATCTTCGCTGCTGACCTCTGCAG GTCTATCCACCTGGCGTATGTTGAGGATGTGGAAGTGAAGGGCATCCCAGCCTACCGCTTCGCCCCTCCACGTGATGTCCTGCAGAGTCCTAAGGAGAACCCTACCAACGCCGGCTTCTGTGTGCCAGCTGGGGACTGCCTTGGCACCGGGGTGCTTAAAGTCAGTGTTTGCCGAGAAG GTGCCCCTATCGTGGTGTCGTTCCCTCACTTCTATCAGGCCGATGCCATGTACATTAATGCTGTTGAAGGACTGAGCCCCAACAAGGAGGAGCATGAGACTTACCTTGACCTTAATCCA ACCACTGGGGTCCCCATCCGTGCCTGCAAGAGAGCCCAGCTCAATATAATTTTGAACAGAGTTCCAGGCTTTCC CAAAACCAAACATCTAAACGTTACAATTTTCCCTATCATGTTTGTCAATGAG ACGGCCACTATCGACGATGACTCTGCTACCCAGATGAGGACCCTGCTGCTCATCGTGACCCTGGTGTCCAACTTCCCTCTGCTCATCGTGGGCATGGGCGCCATCCTGCTCGTAGTCTTCGTCCTCCTGGTCTGCAGGTCTCGCCAGAAGAAG ACGGCAAAAGACGACACTGCCTACACTCAAGTCAGCGACAAACCAGAGGTTGAACCATCAGAAAACAACCACACCAACCAACCAATGAGGAACGGCTCCTACATCGCCATGTCTCCTGTGGAGGCTCAGAAGTGTTGA
- the LOC118358137 gene encoding lysosome membrane protein 2-like isoform X1, whose translation MTRRSCAIYATGILCAHLLIVGIALVVAQVFQTMIYNRLKKELTLTEASRVFESWKNPPPPVYMEYYFFNVTNPEVFLAGGKAAVTQIGPYTYREYRPRENVTFLENGTKVYALNPKSFVFVPEKSRGNPEVDILRTVNIPAVAVMNELNSYSFLLRTFVSMWMNSIGVEIFMTRTVHEVLWGFKDPLLSKIHAMKPEVDEMFGLMWKKNGTDEGEFVFLTGERDYMEYGRIDTWNGLTEMSWWSSNQSNMINGTDGSVFHPLLSRKELLYIFAADLCRSIHLAYVEDVEVKGIPAYRFAPPRDVLQSPKENPTNAGFCVPAGDCLGTGVLKVSVCREGAPIVVSFPHFYQADAMYINAVEGLSPNKEEHETYLDLNPTTGVPIRACKRAQLNIILNRVPGFPKTKHLNVTIFPIMFVNETATIDDDSATQMRTLLLIVTLVSNFPLLIVGMGAILLVVFVLLVCRSRQKKNEVKRIDFTEAFHSFTTAKDDTAYTQVSDKPEVEPSENNHTNQPMRNGSYIAMSPVEAQKC comes from the exons gaatTGACCTTGACTGAGGCGAGCCGAGTATTTGAGTCGTGGAAGAACCCACCGCCTCCAGTCTACATGGAGTATTACTTCTTCAACGTGACCAACCCTGAAGTGTTCTTAGCAGGGGGCAAGGCAGCTGTCACCCAGATTGGACCTTACACTTACAG GGAATACAGACCCAGGGAAAATGTAACTTTCCTCGAAAACGGAACCAAGGTTTATGCCCTGAACCCCAAAAGCTTTGTCTTCGTCCCAGAGAAGTCCCGGGGTAATCCAGAGGTCGACATTCTGAGGACGGTCAACATCCCAGCTGTg GCGGTGATGAACGAGCTGAACTCCTACTCTTTCCTGCTGCGCACCTTTGTCTCCATGTGGATGAACTCCATCGGTGTGGAAATCTTCATGACCCGCACCGTTCACGAGGTGCTATGGGGCTTCAAGGACCCCCTGCTCTCCAAAATTCACGCCATGAAGCCAGAGGTGGACGAGATGTTTGGACTGATGTGGAAG AAAAATGGAACTGACGAAGGAGAGTTTGTGTTCCTGACTGGCGAACGGGACTATATGGAATATGGCAGAATAGACACATGGAACGGGCTGAC TGAAATGTCGTGGTGGTCCTCTAACCAGAGCAACATGATAAACGGCACGGATGGCAGTGTGTTCCACCCTCTGTTGTCCAGGAAAGAGCTGCTGTACATCTTCGCTGCTGACCTCTGCAG GTCTATCCACCTGGCGTATGTTGAGGATGTGGAAGTGAAGGGCATCCCAGCCTACCGCTTCGCCCCTCCACGTGATGTCCTGCAGAGTCCTAAGGAGAACCCTACCAACGCCGGCTTCTGTGTGCCAGCTGGGGACTGCCTTGGCACCGGGGTGCTTAAAGTCAGTGTTTGCCGAGAAG GTGCCCCTATCGTGGTGTCGTTCCCTCACTTCTATCAGGCCGATGCCATGTACATTAATGCTGTTGAAGGACTGAGCCCCAACAAGGAGGAGCATGAGACTTACCTTGACCTTAATCCA ACCACTGGGGTCCCCATCCGTGCCTGCAAGAGAGCCCAGCTCAATATAATTTTGAACAGAGTTCCAGGCTTTCC CAAAACCAAACATCTAAACGTTACAATTTTCCCTATCATGTTTGTCAATGAG ACGGCCACTATCGACGATGACTCTGCTACCCAGATGAGGACCCTGCTGCTCATCGTGACCCTGGTGTCCAACTTCCCTCTGCTCATCGTGGGCATGGGCGCCATCCTGCTCGTAGTCTTCGTCCTCCTGGTCTGCAGGTCTCGCCAGAAGAAG AATGAAGTAAAACGTATTGATTTTACTGAAGCTTTTCATTCTTTTACT ACGGCAAAAGACGACACTGCCTACACTCAAGTCAGCGACAAACCAGAGGTTGAACCATCAGAAAACAACCACACCAACCAACCAATGAGGAACGGCTCCTACATCGCCATGTCTCCTGTGGAGGCTCAGAAGTGTTGA